Below is a window of Chloroflexota bacterium DNA.
GGTCGCCGGGCTGAACGAGCTGACCGACCAGCATCCGACGAAATTCGTGCGAGTGCTGGGCGAGGATCTGGTTCTGTTCCGCGACAGGAGTGGGCACGTCGGCCTCCTCTCCGACCACTGTGCGCACCGCGGCGCTTCCCTGCTCTACGGCCGCGTGGAGGAGCGGGGCATCTCCTGCGCCTATCACGGTTGGCTCTACGACACCGAGGGCAACTGCCTC
It encodes the following:
- a CDS encoding Rieske 2Fe-2S domain-containing protein, translated to MLTKEENERLTQVGPGTPGGELLRRYWQPVAGLNELTDQHPTKFVRVLGEDLVLFRDRSGHVGLLSDHCAHRGASLLYGRVEERGISCAYHGWLYDTEGNCL